In Pelecanus crispus isolate bPelCri1 chromosome Z, bPelCri1.pri, whole genome shotgun sequence, the following are encoded in one genomic region:
- the SPINK4 gene encoding serine protease inhibitor Kazal-type 4 encodes MPARELVVVVVVAALVTLIAAGGAELNEGNGLRTPVCGDMVQLQACPLLHLPVCGSDGNTYANECQLCVQKMKTRQDIQILKDGECQDI; translated from the exons ATGCCTGCGAGggagctggtggtggtggtggtggtggcggcaCTGGTGACTCTCATCGCTGCTGGCG GGGCAGAGCTGAACGAAGGGAATGGCCTGAGAACG CCAGTGTGTGGAGACATGGTCCAGCTGCAGGCCTGCCCCCTCCTGCACTTGCCTGTCTGTGGGAGTGACGGGAACACCTATGCCAATGAGTGCCAGCTCTGTGTGCAGAAAAT GAAAACCAGGCAAGACATCCAGATTTTGAAGGACGGGGAGTGTCAAGATATCTGA